Below is a genomic region from Candidatus Paceibacterota bacterium.
CGAAGGTCCGCGCGGCGCTGGAGGAGGTGGAGAGGCTGCGGGGGACGCTGCCGCGCGCGCCCGCGTCCGGCCGCCGGGGGGAGATGTTCGCGCTGGAGCTGGACCTGGCGGCGCGGATGGCGGCGGAGTCGTGCCGGATCATGCTCTGGCAGCAGGCGGTCGCCGGGGGAGGAGGGCCGGGGGCGCGGCGGCTGGCCCGCGCAGGCGTGCGCGCTTTGGACGAACTGGACCGGGAGTTTCGCCGATACTGGCCGCGGCGGAACAAGGGCACCACCGCAAAGTGCTCGACATTCCTGCAGTGGCGGAGGGAAGATTACCGGCGCGGCACGGTTCATTTTGCGCCGGAGGCGGCGCGGGTTCCGGAGCCGGCACTGTGAGCATGGAGCTATGGCAATCGCGGACTTGCGACGAGAATATAGTTTGACCGGTTTGCGCCGAAGGGATTTGGACCCGGACCCGATGGCGCAGTTCAAGCTTTGGTTCGACCAGGCGGCGGGGGCGCGGGCCGGCGGCCGGGTGCGGAAGTTTTGCATCCGCGCTTACAAGGCGCTGCTGCTGGCCGCAGGCGGGGAGCCGCTGGACTTGACGGCGGCGACGCTGGCCACGGCCGACAAGCAGGGGCGGCCGTCGGCGCGGGTGGTGCTGCTCAAAGGGGTGGACGCGCGCGGGTTTGTGTTCTTCACCAATTACGAAAGCCGCAAAGGGCGGGAGCTGGGCGAAAACCCGCACGCGGCGCTGGTGTTTTACTGGTCTCACCAGGAGCGACAAGTATGCGTGACGGGACAGGTGAGGCCGCTGCCGGCGGCGGAGTCGGACGCGTATTTTCAGTCTCGCCCGCGAGGCAGCCGCGTGGCGGCCTGGGCCTCGCACCAGAGCGCGGTGATACGCGACCGGGCGGCGCTGGAAGAACAATGGCGGCAGGTGGAGGCCCAGCACGCGGGCCGGGAAGTGCCGCGTCCGCCGTTTTGGGGCGGGTACGTGCTTGCGCCCGGGCGGCTCGAATTCTGGCAGGGGCGGCCCAACCGGCTGCACGACCGGTTTCGCTACACGCGGCAGGCAGATGCGCGGTGGTTGATCGAGCGCTTGTCGCCGTAAGAGCCTGTTTGAAAATGCCGGTCTAACGCCGGGTGCGGACACCCGGCCTGCAGGGAATCGGCGAAAAGGCGCCATCCTGTAGGCCCGGTCCCCTGACCGGGCGAATTCTCAAACAAGCTCTCAGATTTGCCGGCAAGGCCTTGGTCCTGGTTGGGGCCGCCCTGCCGAGGCGGCTAAACGGTGACGCTCTCGGCGAGATCGCCCTGGAGGGATTACATTTAACGCAATATTTAACTTGCCTTCCCGCTGCGCGGGCGCAAATTCACGGATGTGGCTGTGGTTATGCCGCTTGCGCCGTTGTGCGGGGAGGCATGCCGGAGCCGACGCAATCATGACAGGGACAGACGACAGCGAAAGTCGGATGGGGGCAAAAGCGCCCCGGTCAGTGGTGGTCGTGTATGAGGATTCAGCCGCGCGCGAGCGGGCGGTGGACTTCTGCGATCAACTGGCGGCCCGGTTCAGGGAGCGATGCAAGTTTGACGTAAGCTGGTGGTCCTTCGAGCTGCTGGCGGAGCTCGGCTCGGCGAGCCAGGCGGCGCAAAGGGCCGCGGAGGCGGAGGTGGTCGTGGTCGCCGCCGCGCCGGAAGGTGATTTTGCGCCGTCCGTCAAGGAGTGGCTCGATCGCTGGCTGGCCCAGCGGGCCAAGCGGGAAGGCATGCTGGCGGGATTGCTGGAGGCGGAGCCCAGCCCAGGCAACCTCGAGGGGCCCAAGGCCCAGCAGCTCCGCCAGGCCGCGCACCGCGGGGAGGTTGTTTACGTGACGCAGGTGCCCCAGGAGACCCGGCACACAATGCCGGATTCGCTCGATTCATATTCCAGCCGCGCCGACCATGTCACCAGCCTGCTGCAGGACATTCTGCGCCAGCCGCCGCCGCCCCCCCCCACGCTCCCTTGAGCGGGCGCGGTTTGGCGCGGCCTAGCTGGCGCCGGCCTGTCCGGCCGCATCGTCTTCCTGCTGCTCGCTGATCACCGGCGCGATGGCTTGCAGTTTGTCGCCTTCGGCTAGGTTGATGAGCTTGACGCCCTGCGTGTTGCGGCCCGCTTCGCGGATGTCCTTGACAAAGATGCGCACCAACTGCCCGCCCGAGGTAATCAGCATGATTTCATCCGCATCGCGCACGGTGAGCGC
It encodes:
- the pdxH gene encoding pyridoxamine 5'-phosphate oxidase; this encodes MAIADLRREYSLTGLRRRDLDPDPMAQFKLWFDQAAGARAGGRVRKFCIRAYKALLLAAGGEPLDLTAATLATADKQGRPSARVVLLKGVDARGFVFFTNYESRKGRELGENPHAALVFYWSHQERQVCVTGQVRPLPAAESDAYFQSRPRGSRVAAWASHQSAVIRDRAALEEQWRQVEAQHAGREVPRPPFWGGYVLAPGRLEFWQGRPNRLHDRFRYTRQADARWLIERLSP